One part of the Sarcophilus harrisii chromosome 5, mSarHar1.11, whole genome shotgun sequence genome encodes these proteins:
- the C5H12orf10 gene encoding UPF0160 protein MYG1, mitochondrial yields the protein MGHLFLRSLLFLALPSTPLRASRRLGLEPAPSSKRPRAEPMAPARPRIGTHNGTFHCDEALACALLRLLPEYREAEILRTRDPALLATCDVVVDVGGEYDPQRHRYDHHQRSFTESMSSLRPGKPWQTKLSSAGLVYLHFGQRLLAQLLGTSIDDRIVDTLYDKMYEYFVEEVDAVDNGISQWEGGKPRYALTTTLSARVARLNPTWNQPNQDTEAGFHCAMNLVREEFVQRLDFYKRSWLPARALVEEALANRFQVDPSGEIIELSQGGCPWKDHLFDLEPGLTPLVPIAFVLYPDQNGQWRVQCVPKELHSFESRLPLPEQWQGLRDEALDQMSGIPGCIFVHANGFIGGHRTKEGALSMARATLAQRLTPLPSAECQ from the exons ATGGGTCATCTCTTCCTCCGCAGCCTCCTCTTCTTGGCGCTCCCCTCCACGCCTCTGCGGGCCTCTCGCCGGCTGGGCCTGGAACCCGCCCCGTCCTCCAAGCGGCCCCGCGCTGAACCTATGGCGCCGGCTCGGCCCCGCATCGGGACCCACAACGGCACCTTCCATTGCGACGAAGCGCTGGCGTGCGCGTTGCTGAGGCTGCTGCCCGAGTACCGG GAGGCGGAGATCCTGCGCACCCGCGACCCGGCGCTGCTGGCCACCTGCGACGTTGTGGTGGACGTGGGTGGCGAGTACGACCCGCAGAGGCACCGCTATGACCACCACCAGAG GTCCTTCACCGAGTCCATGAGCTCCCTGCGGCCCGGGAAGCCGTGGCAGACGAAGCTGAGCAGCGCGGGACTGGTCTATCTGCACTTCGGCCAGAGGCTCCTGGCCCAGCTGCTGGGGACCAGCATAGATGACCGAATTGTGGATACGCTCTATGACAAG ATGTATGAATATTTTGTGGAGGAAGTAGATGCAGTGGACAATGGGATCTCCcagtgggagggaggaaagccTCGCTATGCACTGACCACTACCTTGAGTGCTCGGGTTGCCCGACTTAACCCTACCTGGAACCAGCCAAATCAGGACACAGAG GCAGGCTTTCACTGTGCTATGAACCTAGTACGAGAGGAGTTTGTACAGAGATTGGATTTCTATAAGCGAAGCTGGTTACCTGCCCGGGCCCTTGTGGAGGAAGCCCTGGCAAATCGCTTCCag GTGGACCCAAGTGGAGAAATTATAGAACTCTCTCAAGGTGGTTGTCCCTGGAAGGACCATTTGTTTGATCTTGAACCCGGGCTGACCCCTTTAGTGCCCATTGCATTTGTTCTCTATCCTGATCAGAATGGACAATGGCGGGTACAATGTGTACCAAAAGAACTGCACTCCTTTGAAAGCAG ACTGCCCCTGCCTGAACAATGGCAGGGCCTTCGGGATGAGGCCCTGGACCAGATGAGTGGGATTCCTGGCTGCATTTTTGTTCATGCCAATGGCTTTATCGGTGGGCACCGCACCAAAGAAGGTGCCCTGAGCATGGCCCGTGCCACTCTGGCCCAGCGCCTAACACCTCTGCCTTCTGCTGAATGTCAATAA
- the PFDN5 gene encoding prefoldin subunit 5: protein MAQSVNITELSLPQLELLKNQLDQEVEFLSSSIAQLKVVQTKYVEAKECLNVLNKNNEGKELLVPLTSSMYVPGKLHDVEHVLIDVGTGYYVEKSADDAKDFFKRKIDFLTKQMEKIQPALQEKHAMKQAIMEMMSQKIQQLTALGASQAAAAKA, encoded by the exons ATGGCGCAGTCGGTGAACATCACGGAGCTGTCGCTGCCGCAGCTGGAGCTGCTCAAGAACCAGCTGGACCAG GAGGTGGAGTTTCTCTCCTCTTCCATCGCGCAGCTCAAGGTGGTGCAGACCAAGTACGTGGAGGCCAAGGAGTGTCTGAATGTGCTGAACAAGAACAACGAGG GGAAAGAATTGCTCGTCCCATTGACCAGTTCT ATGTATGTACCTGGGAAGCTACATGATGTGGAGCATGTTCTCATTGATGTAGGAACTGGCTACTATGTGGAGAAG TCAGCAGATGATGCTAAAGACTTCTTCAAGAGGAAGATTGACTTCCTCACTAAGCAGATGGAAAAAATTCAGCCAGCTCTGCAGGAAAAGCATGCCATGAAACAGG CTATCATGGAGATGATGAGCCAGAAGATTCAGCAGCTCACTGCGCTGGGGGCGTCCCAGGCAGCCGCGGCCAAAGCCTGA